The genomic stretch tattttaatcaaataattgTCTCACTTTTAGCCTACAAAGTGTGATATCCCATATTTTCAATCCTTTTATTAATATTGGTATCAATAGATGTAGTTATCTAAAATCTTGGTAAGCAAATCCCTGATATTGTACACGATGTCACGACCTCGGGGTCATCAAATTATCACACAAACAATATCTGGATTTAAATAATAGTATGATAGAAAATAACACAAACAGTTGTTAACTCAGTTCGATGCAACATCACCTAAatttgggggctaccaagctaggaaggaaatccactatcacaAAATTAGTTGGAAGTCCTGAACAACCTCAGATTTTACAGACTCCTCACCTAATCTTTACATGTGAAAGTTTCTATCTAAGacactcttagatatgagacccccTCACTTTCCTTACAATAAATTATAACTGAGAAATACAATCCATCTTTCTTAAAAGCTTCTAAGGGATTGTTTGTTACAACTCAATACACCATGTCCAATTTAAGTATCGAGGAGATACTTGAATGGCGCATACAAAGCACAAACACGAAACCCTAATCCTGAAAATATTTTGCACTGCTTCGTTGCATTATTAGGTTTAACACCTCTCTATAAATAGCAGTGGAAAGACATGGGCTTCGGGCTTGATTTGCAGCAGATCCAAGATctctgcacaatcttctgcagatttgatctcaatcaaatcagatgtttcctaaaatgtcttGACATCATTACTTCGTAAATAAGTCAAGACATAAGAGTATTTTGCTTTTTAGAAAACGCTCAACATAATACGTAAACTAAATCTTtagagattcttcagataaaCCATTAAAGAAACCAAATCTCACAAGATACTTAAGCTAGGTCACATTGCAATGTAGAAATAATATGTCAGGACATGTTATTCAACATCTGCCAATGatacttgtttttccaaaatgcaTCCAATCACAACATGTTAGACCTAATAATCTCccattttggcaaattttggctaaaacaatCTTTGCATAGACCAACAAGATTGATGGTTAGAATCATAGAATTAAACCAACAAGTAAACACTCAAAATCCTTTTTCACAAGAACACCAGAGGCAAGCGCAATGAAAAAGAAGCCTCATACTATCTCACATGAGGGCCCTACCAAAAAATTCCTTTTAGACAGGATGTCAGAACAATGTTCCTGGCATGATTAACCCCATCAACCCCTCATTCCCTTTGTAATAGCATAAGAAAAACAAACGCGATCCCCTTGAGTAATAGAATCGGGGCAGAGTTACCCCAAGAGTTACAAGAGTTAATCCCCCTCCATGCACACACATGCCCCCCTCATAGAGCAAGAGGGATATCGACTAAAAATAGAACAACACCACATAACTACATAACTACTGCGTATAACTACTTCCTCTTTTTAGCCGTAAAATTGACAAAAACTTACCAAAGTAACAAAGTTAGCAAAATACAACCAAGAGAGTTTACAATCCAAACATAACCAAGAGCATTTTTAAAGTGCAACAAAAAAAGTCAGGGCACAATCCACAAACCTTTTTTAACCAACACACAAATGAACTATGGAGCTTCAGTCCTCATCACTATTGGTAGCATATTCATCATCACTTGCATCAGACCCATCTTCATTTTCCTTTTCTTCATATTTTCCATCACCTTTCAAGCTTCCTTCTTCTTCAGACAGGGCCTTTATCAACATTTCAAATCTTGCTTTTCCTTTCAGTACATATTTTTATAGTTTCATCCAAGGTCTTACATGTATCTTTTAACTCAGCAAGGATGTCATGACAATGCCTTTGACATGCTTCCCAGTGAACAACCTATAATGTAATGAGAGATAAGGGTACCTTTTGTAGGTATTCTCATAGCTAATTAAGATGTTTGGGTGTTGACTTAGGATAACACCACATATCAAGGAGGGAAAAGCTATTGGCATCTTCACTGCATAAGAGGTAGTATGCTTCATAGTTTGATCAAAGACATGGAATCCAAAGTCAAAACTTGACTTGGTCCCTACAATATAAATAAACTTACCTAATCCTATAGCAATATTGGAAGTGTGATTGGTAGGAACCCAATTCGCAGCTCCAATTTTGTGGCGAACATCATGCATCACACTAGAGGCACTTGCTGACAGTTTCCCTTTCCTTGGCCATTCCTTAACTTGTTTAGCAATAATCTCTCTTTAGATGACATTGTCAAAGACTTCTAtttcatctttttcttctttATTTCTACCCAAGAACCTATTGATTATTTCAGGAGAAAAATCCACACATCTTCCTCTGACATACACTTTTCTAAACTCCTTGCTCCTCTTGTTGTCACATTCCTTAGAGATCTTCACAATAAATTCTTTGACAAGCATATCATAGCACTTGCCAAAACTAGTTACAATTTTCATTAAACCAGCCTCTTGAATCAGACTCATCACCTCTTTGCATTCAAAAGCATCTTTCCCCAGTTCCCTttctagagctaatttttctttGATAAACAAACTTCCATTTTCGACATTCTCCACATAGTGAAAGGAAATGTTGTCAATTGGAACTTTAGGAATATTAGCTGGAATCTTCTTCCTAGAGGCTTTTTTTCTGGAAGTAGAGATGATGTCCTGAATATTGTGTTCGACATCATGGTTATATTCACTAGAATCATAAGGAACTTCCTTCCTCTTCAGGGGTTTCTTCTTAGACGCAGGAGTAACAACCTTGCTCCATCTTTTTGTAGTACTACCACTAGCTCTTTTCCTGATAGATTTGGAGGGTGTGCTGGAGTATTCAATAGCCTGACCTTTTATATTCTTCAATCTTTTAGCTATACCTAGAGCCATTCTTTGACCGATGGGAACATCATCAGAGTCCAGTTCCTCAATATTTACTATGTCAGTGGGTTGATCATTTTTCTCAATAGGGTTTTTATCTTTGTCAGCCAGATCACCAGTCATTTCTTGAGACCtttctttgtctttctatttttaaGGAGACAAAGTTGGTACATTCACATCAGATTTATCCATGGGGGTCTCACTATTGTTATCATGTTGGGCCAAGGATGTGGAGACATCCGGCACAACATTAGTCTTGGGGTCAATACCCAACACTTGAGAGATCAACACATAAATATTCTTATCAACATCGTCTCTGTCCGTAAAGATCATGCTGGATTTACTCAAGATAGTTACAGATCTAGGTTTATTACTGGTTCCAGAGGCTTcaactgttggtgtaagccctagagaccaatacttttggtacttgtatcgaattatttattaataataaaaggatttttctttattatgtttgtttaataaagtccctagaataggtagtgcgtttaatgtatcaagtgtgacttaatcatgagagcacattaaacataaggacactattcttaaagtatccgtagtcgagctttagtgtgaagtgggataacattaaagcattgagactattatgtttgtagactgatgatcacatctcatggatcatggataaagagttatcaagtcttaaacataggtatgaatattaagagtaatatttatatcggattgacccgctatgagaatactatatagaaagttatgcaaagtgtcataagttattctcatggtgatagtggtgtataccacccttcgacctgaaaccactatggacccgagatgtagagtcgagtgttttattgctgatcaaacattatccgtaactggatgaccataaagacagttgatgggtactcaacgaagcatgttgagggacatgagtgacctagatggaattctcccatcctgcataacaggatgaatgtctaagggtccaatattgaactggacaaggatgacacggtctatgctttgtgttcaatatatacataagggtaaaagggtaattatacacataagtattatcacaaaaggatttgtcagatcacgtgacattttcgtgtcttgggtagcagtgatgtgttgctagataccgctcactatttattatgttaaatacgtgatttaatataattaccaatgtcgcgaaaacctacagggtcacacacaaaaggacagattgatgagagatagagtaaataagcaacactgtaaggtacggtgcacttaagtgaattgtagaacatcgtaagatgcaatgcacttaagtagaatat from Lathyrus oleraceus cultivar Zhongwan6 chromosome 7, CAAS_Psat_ZW6_1.0, whole genome shotgun sequence encodes the following:
- the LOC127104565 gene encoding uncharacterized protein LOC127104565 is translated as MTGDLADKDKNPIEKNDQPTDIVNIEELDSDDVPIGQRMALGIAKRLKNIKGQAIEYSSTPSKSIRKRASGSTTKRWSKVVTPASKKKPLKRKEVPYDSSEYNHDVEHNIQDIISTSRKKASRKKIPANIPKVPIDNISFHYVENVENGSLFIKEKLALERELGKDAFECKEVMSLIQEAGLMKIVTSFGKCYDMLVKEFIVKISKECDNKRSKEFRKVEIIAKQVKEWPRKGKLSASASSVMHDVRHKIGAANWVPTNHTSNIAIGLGKARFEMLIKALSEEEGSLKGDGKYEEKENEDGSDASDDEYATNSDED